One Streptomyces sp. L2 genomic window carries:
- a CDS encoding LuxR C-terminal-related transcriptional regulator: MLRTDQAENVRGSDAFPRARIDRWPTAPGDIDAVTDLTPRELEVLLLLSEAASNRDIGRSLDIAERTVKAHVTNIMTKIKVTSRTEAALFAYAHHQRIAFLGERCTT, from the coding sequence TTGCTACGCACTGACCAAGCGGAGAACGTACGCGGATCGGACGCGTTCCCACGCGCCCGCATCGACCGATGGCCCACCGCACCGGGCGACATCGATGCCGTCACCGACCTGACGCCACGGGAACTCGAAGTCCTTCTGCTGCTGTCCGAAGCGGCCTCCAACCGCGACATCGGCCGTAGCCTCGACATCGCGGAGCGCACCGTCAAAGCGCACGTGACCAACATCATGACCAAGATCAAGGTCACCTCGCGCACCGAGGCTGCCCTGTTCGCCTACGCACACCACCAGCGCATCGCCTTCCTCGGCGAACGCTGCACCACGTGA
- the hemB gene encoding porphobilinogen synthase, with protein MTKYGSFPGVRPRRLRTSPVMRRMVAETRLHPADFILPAFVREGVSEPVPIAAMPGVVQHTRDSLRKAAAEAVEAGISGIMLFGVPEEEKKDALGTAGTDPDGILQVALRDVRAEVGDDLLVMSDLCLDETTDHGHCGVLDAEGRVDNDATLERYAEMAQVQADAGAHVVGPSGMMDGQIGVIRDALDQIGREDVAILAYTVKYSSAFFGPFREAVASSLKGDRKTYQQDPANWRESLRELSLDLEEGADMVMVKPAGPYLDILARVADAVEVPVAAYQISGEYSMIEAAAEKGWIDRDQAILETLTGIKRAGARNILTYWATEVAQKLRR; from the coding sequence ATGACGAAGTACGGATCGTTTCCCGGTGTTCGGCCCCGGCGCCTTCGGACGTCGCCCGTCATGCGGCGGATGGTGGCCGAGACGCGGCTGCACCCCGCCGACTTCATCCTTCCCGCCTTCGTCCGCGAGGGCGTGAGCGAGCCGGTGCCGATCGCGGCGATGCCCGGGGTCGTTCAGCACACGCGGGACAGTCTGAGGAAGGCCGCAGCGGAGGCTGTGGAGGCCGGGATCTCCGGGATCATGCTGTTCGGGGTGCCCGAGGAGGAGAAGAAGGACGCCCTCGGGACGGCGGGCACCGACCCGGACGGGATCCTGCAGGTCGCCCTCCGCGACGTGCGCGCCGAGGTCGGGGACGATCTGCTCGTCATGTCCGACCTGTGCCTGGACGAGACCACCGACCACGGGCACTGCGGGGTGCTGGACGCCGAGGGGCGGGTCGACAACGACGCCACCCTGGAGCGGTACGCCGAGATGGCCCAGGTGCAGGCCGACGCCGGCGCCCATGTCGTGGGCCCCAGCGGGATGATGGACGGGCAGATCGGCGTCATCCGCGACGCGCTCGACCAGATCGGCCGCGAGGACGTGGCGATCCTCGCCTACACCGTCAAGTACTCCTCCGCGTTCTTCGGCCCGTTCCGCGAGGCCGTCGCCTCCTCCCTCAAGGGCGACCGCAAGACCTACCAGCAGGACCCCGCCAACTGGCGCGAGTCCCTGCGGGAGCTGTCCCTGGACCTCGAAGAGGGCGCCGACATGGTCATGGTCAAGCCGGCCGGACCGTACCTCGACATCCTGGCCCGGGTCGCCGACGCCGTCGAGGTGCCCGTCGCCGCCTACCAGATCTCCGGCGAGTACTCGATGATCGAGGCCGCCGCCGAGAAGGGCTGGATCGACCGCGACCAGGCGATCCTGGAAACCCTCACCGGCATCAAGCGGGCGGGCGCCCGGAACATCCTGACGTACTGGGCGACGGAAGTGGCGCAGAAGTTGCGTCGGTAG
- a CDS encoding VOC family protein produces MSAENDSSAPAFRYVAVTFDCSDPDGLARFYGEMLGLPVAYSSDDFVFLAKDGTPGLGFNRLTDYRRPTWPDPAQEKQAHIEVGVDDLDSAESHLLSLGATKPGHQPNPDRWRVLLDPAGHPFCITTLV; encoded by the coding sequence ATGAGCGCTGAGAACGACTCCTCCGCCCCCGCATTCCGCTACGTCGCCGTCACCTTCGACTGCTCGGATCCCGATGGACTGGCCCGCTTCTACGGCGAGATGCTCGGTCTGCCCGTCGCCTACTCCTCGGACGACTTCGTGTTCCTGGCCAAGGACGGTACGCCCGGTCTCGGCTTCAACCGGCTGACCGACTACCGCCGCCCCACCTGGCCGGACCCGGCCCAGGAGAAGCAGGCGCACATCGAGGTGGGCGTCGACGACCTGGACAGCGCCGAGAGCCATCTCCTCTCCCTCGGCGCCACCAAGCCCGGCCACCAGCCGAACCCCGACCGCTGGCGCGTCCTCCTCGACCCGGCCGGCCACCCGTTCTGCATCACCACGCTGGTCTGA
- a CDS encoding N-acetyltransferase — MTSVALKLSVRDLTHEDLVSCGWAGSEHHLAGVAGQLERARTGEVDYLAVCAPAGIPVAKGGVDYQVKDGAGTLWQLAVHPALQSCGIGTFLIASAELRISNRGLRQAELTVEEDNHRARALYERLGYVAYDRQPDSWDEQAADGSLRRHETICTLMRKELA; from the coding sequence ATGACCAGCGTTGCGCTGAAGCTGTCGGTGCGTGACTTGACGCATGAGGACCTGGTGTCGTGCGGGTGGGCAGGGTCCGAGCACCACCTGGCCGGTGTCGCCGGGCAGTTGGAGCGAGCCCGGACCGGTGAGGTCGACTACCTCGCGGTCTGCGCCCCGGCCGGCATCCCCGTGGCGAAGGGAGGCGTCGACTATCAAGTAAAGGACGGTGCCGGCACGTTGTGGCAGTTGGCGGTCCACCCCGCGTTGCAGTCGTGCGGGATCGGCACGTTCCTGATCGCATCCGCAGAACTGCGGATCAGCAACCGCGGCCTGCGCCAGGCCGAGTTGACCGTGGAGGAGGACAACCACCGCGCACGCGCGCTGTACGAACGGCTGGGATACGTCGCGTACGACCGTCAGCCGGACTCGTGGGACGAGCAAGCCGCTGACGGATCGCTGCGCCGCCACGAGACGATCTGCACGTTGATGCGGAAGGAACTCGCGTAG
- a CDS encoding winged helix-turn-helix domain-containing protein: MLRLHLLPDDLLRLRISPLGPLGESQMALAVLQQRRRPALGDHWRLRSRACLSPDARSLARAFAVPGRQLDLYTVLGTVPDASEGIDRLLSDPAQLREELPHYPAALTGRLPSWVVDGVAGRPAEARRLGDALASAHAATVAPYWGHIQAASNSERSAATHVLASAGVHGLLDSLRPWARWAPPVLEIAYTSWKGVRETRLTGDGITLAPSFFCRRPEAYVPAQGGEVLLVYPAVRDPLALARLRDRPPDGSGGALAALLGRTRAAVLELTRDGTTTGDLARRLDVAPATASEHLGVLRSAGLITSRREGQRVWHTITPLGTSLAEGTAHGTE; the protein is encoded by the coding sequence GTGCTGCGCCTCCATCTCCTGCCCGACGATCTGCTGCGCTTACGGATCTCGCCGCTCGGGCCACTGGGCGAGTCCCAGATGGCGCTGGCGGTGCTGCAACAGCGGCGCCGCCCCGCGCTGGGCGACCACTGGCGGCTACGGAGCCGGGCCTGCCTCTCCCCCGACGCCCGCTCGCTCGCCCGCGCCTTCGCCGTGCCGGGGCGGCAACTGGACCTGTACACGGTGCTCGGTACGGTTCCGGACGCCTCCGAAGGGATCGATCGTCTGCTGAGCGACCCGGCGCAGCTCCGCGAGGAGTTGCCGCACTATCCGGCCGCGCTGACCGGCAGACTGCCCTCCTGGGTGGTCGACGGCGTCGCCGGCCGCCCGGCCGAGGCCCGCCGGCTGGGGGACGCGCTCGCCTCGGCCCACGCGGCGACCGTCGCCCCGTACTGGGGCCACATCCAGGCCGCGTCGAACTCCGAACGGTCCGCCGCCACACACGTGCTGGCCTCGGCAGGCGTACACGGCCTGCTGGACTCCCTGCGTCCCTGGGCCCGTTGGGCCCCGCCCGTCCTGGAGATCGCCTACACGTCCTGGAAAGGCGTACGCGAGACCCGCCTGACCGGAGACGGCATCACCCTGGCTCCCTCCTTCTTCTGCCGCAGACCGGAGGCGTACGTGCCCGCCCAGGGCGGTGAGGTGCTCCTCGTCTACCCGGCCGTACGGGACCCGCTCGCCCTGGCCCGGCTACGGGACCGGCCCCCCGACGGAAGCGGCGGGGCCCTGGCGGCCCTCCTCGGCCGCACCAGGGCCGCCGTACTGGAGCTGACCCGCGACGGGACGACAACCGGCGACCTCGCCCGCCGTCTGGACGTGGCACCGGCGACCGCGAGCGAACACCTCGGCGTCCTCCGCTCGGCCGGCCTCATCACCTCCCGCCGCGAAGGCCAACGCGTCTGGCACACCATCACCCCCCTGGGCACGTCCCTCGCCGAGGGAACGGCCCACGGCACGGAGTGA
- a CDS encoding class I SAM-dependent methyltransferase: MTATATADLWYHYGRARHATDRAVPDDFRWNWDQDGGPGPEAVGDLTGLCVGDLGAGAARQAAHLAVHHEPVRVVAVDASAAQYTMATDLYGHLAPRLCIVRSDAVSHLRARPGSYDVLYSLFGAVDFTEPRDLLPVAAAALRPGGRLVFSTLGHYLDGTPAQTDVRHADISVRTPDGEPATMRRWVLQEQVWTKLLDEAGFTRISVEVLPRGTGPRTADTLLVTAHRAP, translated from the coding sequence GTGACCGCCACCGCCACCGCAGACCTCTGGTATCACTACGGCCGCGCACGCCATGCCACCGATCGGGCCGTGCCCGACGACTTCCGCTGGAACTGGGATCAGGACGGCGGCCCGGGGCCCGAAGCCGTCGGTGACCTGACGGGGCTGTGCGTCGGCGATCTCGGTGCGGGTGCCGCCCGGCAGGCCGCCCACCTGGCGGTTCACCATGAGCCCGTCCGGGTCGTGGCGGTCGACGCCTCGGCCGCCCAGTACACGATGGCCACCGACCTCTACGGTCATCTCGCGCCTCGCCTGTGCATCGTCCGGTCGGACGCGGTGAGCCACCTGCGAGCGCGCCCGGGGTCGTACGACGTGCTCTACAGCCTTTTCGGCGCAGTGGACTTCACCGAGCCGCGCGACCTGCTGCCGGTGGCCGCCGCCGCCTTGCGGCCGGGCGGGCGACTGGTGTTCTCCACGCTCGGCCACTATCTGGACGGCACGCCCGCGCAGACCGATGTGCGGCACGCGGACATCTCGGTGCGGACCCCGGACGGGGAGCCGGCCACGATGCGCCGCTGGGTGCTCCAGGAGCAGGTGTGGACCAAGCTGCTGGACGAGGCGGGGTTCACGCGGATCAGCGTCGAGGTGCTGCCTCGGGGAACGGGACCGCGTACCGCGGACACGCTGTTGGTGACCGCTCATCGCGCACCGTAG
- a CDS encoding ATP-binding protein, which translates to MNTLSDANQEITAESVPLHHFTVPLSATRRGARLARRLATEQLAEWDLPLDPARLIVAELAANAALHGRVPGRSFRLTLSRAEHGVLRIEVTDTRGDHLPAPATFPAELTESGYGLLLVQGLADRWGVRRGPAPCKTVWAELDLACWAPRQAGSSVTG; encoded by the coding sequence GTGAACACGCTGAGTGACGCGAATCAGGAAATCACCGCAGAGAGCGTCCCGCTCCACCACTTCACGGTGCCGCTGTCCGCCACCCGCCGGGGCGCACGCCTGGCCCGGCGGCTGGCGACCGAACAACTGGCCGAGTGGGACCTGCCGTTGGACCCGGCCCGGCTGATCGTGGCGGAACTCGCGGCGAACGCGGCCCTGCACGGCAGGGTGCCGGGCCGCAGCTTCCGGCTCACTCTGAGCCGTGCGGAACACGGGGTGCTGCGCATCGAGGTGACCGACACCCGAGGAGATCACCTGCCCGCACCCGCAACCTTCCCGGCGGAACTCACCGAGTCCGGCTACGGTCTGCTGCTGGTCCAGGGGCTGGCGGACAGGTGGGGCGTACGGAGGGGCCCGGCGCCGTGCAAGACGGTGTGGGCGGAGCTTGATCTCGCCTGCTGGGCGCCACGACAGGCCGGCTCCTCGGTGACCGGGTGA
- a CDS encoding helix-turn-helix transcriptional regulator, with amino-acid sequence MSDWEAGQDDDEAGAVMRTVVRQLKLWREAAGLTQSEFGAAIGYGEEHISSVERGRRIPRPEYLDQADEVLGAGGRIAAMKKDIAEVRYPKKVRDLKRLESEAVELGAYNNSVVHGLLQTREYAEAVFRARRPPFSPDELEQRLSARVARQEIVSATTARPLFSFVQCESTLRRPIGGRMVMRGQLERLLEVGQFPNVDLQVLPLSRDENSGLAGSFRLLRLKDGTTVGHVEVQHVSRVIADPKEVQLLDMRYGIIRAQALSPRESTALVEKVLGET; translated from the coding sequence ATGAGCGACTGGGAAGCGGGGCAGGACGACGACGAGGCCGGTGCCGTCATGCGTACGGTCGTCCGGCAGCTGAAACTGTGGCGCGAGGCCGCCGGCCTCACCCAGAGCGAGTTCGGCGCCGCCATCGGCTACGGCGAGGAACACATCTCCTCGGTGGAACGGGGACGCCGGATTCCCCGCCCGGAGTACCTCGACCAGGCCGACGAGGTGCTGGGGGCCGGGGGTCGGATCGCCGCGATGAAGAAGGACATCGCGGAGGTCCGGTACCCGAAGAAGGTGCGCGATCTGAAGCGGCTGGAGTCGGAGGCCGTTGAGCTGGGGGCCTACAACAACTCCGTCGTTCATGGGTTGTTGCAGACCAGGGAGTACGCCGAGGCCGTCTTCCGGGCTCGTCGGCCGCCGTTCAGCCCGGACGAGCTCGAACAGCGGCTTTCGGCCCGAGTGGCACGCCAGGAGATCGTCAGCGCTACGACCGCCCGGCCGCTGTTCAGTTTCGTCCAGTGCGAGTCGACGCTCCGTCGGCCCATCGGGGGCAGGATGGTCATGCGTGGGCAGCTCGAACGGCTCTTGGAAGTCGGCCAGTTCCCCAATGTCGACCTGCAAGTGCTGCCGCTGAGCCGTGACGAGAACTCCGGTCTCGCCGGCTCGTTCAGGCTGCTCCGGCTCAAGGACGGCACCACGGTCGGACACGTCGAGGTTCAGCACGTCAGCCGTGTGATCGCTGACCCGAAGGAAGTGCAACTGCTCGACATGCGTTATGGGATCATCCGGGCGCAGGCTCTCAGCCCACGGGAGTCCACGGCCCTCGTCGAGAAAGTGCTTGGAGAGACATGA
- a CDS encoding DUF397 domain-containing protein encodes MKLEWIKSSYSTDEGPDCVEVAAAAEQILVRDSKNPTGPRLALAPTTWATFLPYASAPR; translated from the coding sequence ATGAAGCTGGAGTGGATAAAGAGCAGCTACAGCACCGATGAAGGCCCCGACTGCGTCGAAGTAGCCGCCGCCGCCGAACAGATCCTCGTCCGGGACTCCAAGAACCCCACCGGCCCCCGCCTCGCCCTCGCCCCCACCACCTGGGCGACCTTCCTGCCGTACGCCTCCGCCCCCCGCTGA
- a CDS encoding bifunctional uroporphyrinogen-III C-methyltransferase/uroporphyrinogen-III synthase has product MSPTTFATGLEHGHVTFLGAGPGDPGLLTLRAVEALSGADVLIAEHEVLDVIRTHARQGVAVVPTDADRSSDPLVGTGTPQLTVVDGSSATAASAGGARDAAHLVMEAARTGRRVVRAVAGDPGLDTDAGAEMLACAAAGVPFEVVPGVAAAVGVPAYAGVPLRDAEGADVRFVDARTASDRCWTEVGASDGTVVVSTTLDAVAATAGELVSAGRKPDTPLTVTVAGTTTRQRTWTATLGTIAQTLKQAKVLPSPDGGRPVIAVVGDRSAPAQRDQLSWFESKPLFGWKVLVPRTKEQAASLSDQLRSYGAVPHEVPTIAVEPPRTPQQMERAVKGLVTGRYEWIAFTSVNAVKAVREKFEEYGLDARAFAGIKVAAVGEQTAKALIAFGVKPDLVPSGEQSAAGLLEDWPPYDPVFDPINRVFLPRADIATETLVAGLIELGWEVDDVTAYRTVRASPPPAETREAIKGGGFDAVLFTSSSTVRNLVGIAGKPHNVTVIACIGPATAKTAEEHGLRVDVMAPEPSVHKLAEALADFGNRRRAAALEAGDPVTRPSERRPGARRRRSTT; this is encoded by the coding sequence GTGAGCCCCACCACCTTTGCCACCGGCCTGGAACACGGTCACGTCACCTTCCTCGGTGCCGGACCCGGGGATCCGGGACTGCTGACTCTGCGCGCCGTGGAGGCGCTGTCGGGCGCGGACGTCCTGATCGCCGAGCACGAGGTGCTCGACGTGATCCGGACGCATGCCCGGCAGGGCGTCGCCGTCGTGCCGACGGACGCGGACCGCTCCTCGGACCCGCTTGTGGGCACGGGCACGCCCCAGCTGACGGTTGTCGACGGGTCGTCAGCAACCGCTGCTTCCGCGGGTGGTGCCCGGGATGCCGCTCATCTTGTCATGGAGGCCGCGCGCACCGGCAGGCGGGTCGTCCGTGCGGTCGCCGGGGACCCGGGACTTGATACGGACGCGGGCGCCGAAATGCTCGCGTGCGCGGCGGCCGGGGTGCCGTTCGAGGTCGTGCCCGGTGTGGCGGCGGCCGTCGGTGTGCCCGCGTACGCCGGTGTGCCGCTGCGGGACGCGGAGGGCGCGGACGTCCGGTTCGTGGACGCCCGTACGGCCTCCGACCGCTGCTGGACCGAGGTCGGCGCCTCCGACGGCACGGTGGTCGTCTCCACCACGCTGGACGCGGTGGCCGCGACGGCCGGCGAACTGGTGTCCGCCGGCCGCAAGCCCGACACCCCGCTGACGGTCACCGTCGCCGGTACGACGACCCGGCAGCGCACCTGGACGGCGACGCTGGGCACGATCGCGCAGACCCTGAAGCAGGCGAAGGTCCTGCCGTCCCCGGACGGCGGCCGGCCGGTGATAGCCGTGGTCGGAGACCGCAGCGCCCCCGCCCAGCGCGACCAGCTGTCGTGGTTCGAGTCCAAGCCGCTGTTCGGCTGGAAGGTCCTCGTGCCGCGCACCAAGGAGCAGGCGGCCTCGCTCTCCGACCAGCTGCGCTCCTACGGCGCCGTCCCGCACGAGGTCCCGACGATCGCCGTCGAACCCCCGCGCACCCCGCAGCAGATGGAGCGCGCGGTCAAGGGCCTGGTCACCGGCCGCTACGAGTGGATCGCGTTCACCTCGGTCAACGCGGTCAAGGCGGTCCGCGAGAAGTTCGAGGAGTACGGCCTCGACGCGCGCGCCTTCGCCGGGATCAAGGTCGCGGCGGTGGGCGAGCAGACCGCCAAGGCGCTGATCGCCTTCGGCGTGAAGCCCGACCTCGTCCCCTCCGGCGAGCAGTCCGCGGCCGGTCTCCTGGAGGACTGGCCCCCCTACGACCCGGTGTTCGACCCGATCAACCGCGTCTTCCTCCCGCGCGCCGACATCGCCACCGAGACCCTGGTAGCCGGTCTGATCGAACTCGGCTGGGAGGTCGACGACGTCACCGCCTACCGCACGGTCCGCGCGTCGCCGCCCCCGGCGGAGACCCGCGAGGCCATCAAGGGCGGCGGCTTCGACGCGGTCCTGTTCACCTCGTCCTCCACGGTCCGCAACCTCGTCGGCATCGCGGGCAAGCCGCACAACGTGACGGTCATCGCCTGCATCGGCCCGGCGACCGCCAAGACCGCCGAGGAACACGGCCTCCGCGTGGACGTCATGGCCCCCGAGCCCTCCGTCCACAAGCTGGCCGAGGCCCTCGCCGACTTCGGCAACCGCCGCCGCGCCGCCGCCCTGGAGGCGGGCGACCCGGTGACCCGCCCGAGCGAACGCCGGCCGGGGGCACGTCGACGGCGGTCGACGACCTGA
- the hemC gene encoding hydroxymethylbilane synthase: protein MSERALRLGTRRSKLAMSQSGQVAEEVSRVTGRPVELVEITTYGDTSREHLAQIGGTGVFVTALRDALVRGEVDFAVHSLKDLPTAQPEELALAAVPVREDPRDVIVARDALKFTDLPRGARIGTGAPRRMAQLNAYARSHGLDIETVPIRGNVDTRIGYVREGELDAVVLAAAGLNRIGRADEVTDFLSVDTVLPAPGQGALAIECAADNADLVAALGELDDPFTRAAVTAERSLLAALEAGCSAPVGALADLLAGGQIVKEMRLRGVVGTTDGTRMVQLSTTGPVPQTHAEAIALGRDLATEMLAQGAAGLMGERAQ, encoded by the coding sequence ATGAGTGAGAGAGCTTTGAGACTGGGGACGAGGCGCAGCAAGCTCGCCATGTCCCAGTCCGGGCAGGTGGCCGAGGAAGTGAGCCGGGTGACCGGCCGGCCCGTCGAGCTGGTCGAGATCACCACGTACGGCGACACCTCGCGCGAGCACCTGGCGCAGATCGGCGGCACCGGCGTCTTCGTCACGGCGCTGCGTGACGCGCTGGTGCGCGGCGAGGTCGACTTCGCGGTTCACTCGCTCAAGGACCTGCCGACCGCGCAGCCCGAGGAACTGGCCCTGGCCGCCGTACCGGTGCGCGAGGACCCCCGGGACGTGATCGTCGCGCGGGACGCGCTGAAGTTCACGGACCTGCCGCGCGGGGCCCGCATCGGCACGGGCGCGCCGCGCCGCATGGCGCAGCTCAACGCGTACGCGCGCAGCCACGGACTGGACATAGAGACCGTCCCGATCCGAGGCAACGTCGACACCCGCATCGGGTACGTCCGGGAAGGCGAGCTGGACGCGGTCGTCCTGGCCGCCGCCGGACTGAACCGGATCGGCCGGGCCGACGAGGTGACCGACTTCCTGTCGGTCGACACGGTTCTGCCCGCCCCCGGCCAGGGGGCACTGGCGATCGAGTGCGCCGCGGACAACGCGGACCTCGTCGCCGCGCTCGGAGAACTCGACGACCCGTTCACGCGGGCCGCCGTGACCGCCGAGCGGTCCCTGCTCGCCGCCCTGGAAGCCGGCTGCAGCGCCCCCGTGGGCGCGCTGGCCGACCTCCTGGCCGGCGGGCAGATTGTCAAGGAAATGCGCCTGCGCGGTGTTGTCGGCACGACCGACGGCACCCGTATGGTGCAGCTGTCCACCACCGGTCCCGTGCCCCAGACGCATGCGGAGGCGATAGCACTCGGTCGCGACCTCGCCACCGAGATGCTCGCCCAGGGCGCGGCCGGTCTGATGGGGGAGCGAGCACAGTGA